One stretch of Calonectris borealis chromosome 5, bCalBor7.hap1.2, whole genome shotgun sequence DNA includes these proteins:
- the CFL2 gene encoding cofilin-2 isoform X1 — MASGVTVNDEVIKVFNDMKVRKSSTPEEIKKRKKAVLFCLSDDKKQIIVEESKQILVGDIGDTVEDPYTAFVKLLPLNDCRYALYDATYETKESKKEDLVFIFWAPESAPLKSKMIYASSKDAIKKKFTGIKHEWQVNGLDDIKDRSTLGEKLGGNVVVSLEGKPL; from the exons ATG GCTTCTGGAGTAACAGTGAATGATGAAGTCATAAAGGTTTTTAATGACATGAAAGTAAGGAAATCTTCAAccccagaagagattaaaaaaagaaagaaagccgTTCTCTTCTGCTTAAGTGATGACAAAAAACAAATAATTGTAGAGGAGTCAAAGCAGATATTGGTTGGTGACATTGGAGATACTGTGGAGGACCCCTATACAGCCTTTGTGAAGTTGCTACCTTTGAACGATTGCCGATACGCTTTGTATGATGCTACATATGAGACAAAGGAATCCAAGAAAGAAGACCTGGTATTTATATTCTG GGCTCCTGAAAGTGCACCTTTAAAAAGTAAGATGATCTACGCAAGCTCTAAAGatgccattaaaaagaaatttacag GTATTAAACATGAGTGGCAAGTAAATGGTTTGGATGATATTAAGGACCGTTCAACACTTGGAGAGAAATTGGGAGGCAACGTGGTAGTTTCACTTGAAGGAAAGCCCTTATAA
- the CFL2 gene encoding cofilin-2 isoform X2, whose translation MASGVTVNDEVIKVFNDMKVRKSSTPEEIKKRKKAVLFCLSDDKKQIIVEESKQILVGDIGDTVEDPYTAFVKLLPLNDCRYALYDATYETKESKKEDLVFIFWAPESAPLKSKMIYASSKDAIKKKFTAWSQFCEEDDNSLKSQVVFQ comes from the exons ATG GCTTCTGGAGTAACAGTGAATGATGAAGTCATAAAGGTTTTTAATGACATGAAAGTAAGGAAATCTTCAAccccagaagagattaaaaaaagaaagaaagccgTTCTCTTCTGCTTAAGTGATGACAAAAAACAAATAATTGTAGAGGAGTCAAAGCAGATATTGGTTGGTGACATTGGAGATACTGTGGAGGACCCCTATACAGCCTTTGTGAAGTTGCTACCTTTGAACGATTGCCGATACGCTTTGTATGATGCTACATATGAGACAAAGGAATCCAAGAAAGAAGACCTGGTATTTATATTCTG GGCTCCTGAAAGTGCACCTTTAAAAAGTAAGATGATCTACGCAAGCTCTAAAGatgccattaaaaagaaatttacag CCTGGTCTCAGTTTTGCGAGGAGGATGACAACTCTCTTAAAAGTCAAGTGGTTTTCCAGTGA